The Thermodesulfobacteriota bacterium genomic interval TCCTGGATAGGATAGCCTTCAACAAATCGCCTTCTATCTCAGCAACCTCAATTCTGCGATAGTAATCCATAGTCTCCTTAAGATGGGCAACAACAATCTTACCTGTTAATAACGGATGATTGTTCGTTACGTTTGCATCTTCAAACCGTGTGCCGTGTTCGAGTTCAACCTCCAAACCCATTCGGAAATCCTCAAGGGGAATTTCCATCGATCTTGTATTTACAATTTTAAGGATAATGGATGCTTCCTCCTCCGTAACAGTCGGGTCGGTTTTTTCAGACCAATCACTCACCCCGATTGCTTTGCAAACTTTTTTTACCTCTTCAACAGTAACATATTCAGGCAGTTTCATTATTCTTCTCCTTTCTTTAAGTCCAATAAAGCAAAATACCAAGACATATTAAATAGTCGAGGCTAAAGGTACTTTTTCATGTTGTATTTTTTGGCTAAAGCAATCCTATCTTCATCTTT includes:
- a CDS encoding DUF5661 family protein, whose product is MKLPEYVTVEEVKKVCKAIGVSDWSEKTDPTVTEEEASIILKIVNTRSMEIPLEDFRMGLEVELEHGTRFEDANVTNNHPLLTGKIVVAHLKETMDYYRRIEVAEIEGDLLKAILSRNIEKIESKYKKLIGAQKALNQAVASQLNRRI